One segment of Leptospiraceae bacterium DNA contains the following:
- a CDS encoding 1-acyl-sn-glycerol-3-phosphate acyltransferase: protein MVNGTENLPKGPVVFVANHQGSFDIPVLIGFVPKPFGFISKIEVLKIPIVGGWMRVMNCVFMDRSSRVKSSQAIGEGVEILKQGHSLVIFPEGTRSKGGPVQNFKAGSVRLAIDAEVPIVPIAIDGTADILEKNKIFMTPADVTITILPQIPVEKIKTMDSKELAAYVQNQISPFVKTSS from the coding sequence ATGGTAAACGGAACTGAAAATCTTCCCAAAGGTCCTGTAGTTTTTGTTGCCAACCACCAAGGAAGTTTTGATATTCCCGTGTTAATTGGATTTGTCCCAAAACCTTTCGGATTCATTTCAAAAATCGAAGTCTTAAAAATTCCGATTGTAGGTGGATGGATGCGAGTAATGAACTGCGTTTTTATGGATAGATCCAGTCGAGTAAAATCTTCACAAGCCATAGGAGAAGGAGTAGAGATTTTAAAACAAGGGCATTCTCTTGTAATATTCCCAGAAGGCACAAGAAGTAAAGGAGGACCAGTTCAAAATTTCAAAGCTGGAAGTGTCAGACTTGCCATTGATGCCGAAGTACCGATAGTTCCAATAGCAATTGATGGAACGGCAGATATATTAGAGAAAAATAAAATATTCATGACACCGGCGGATGTGACTATTACTATTTTACCTCAAATTCCTGTTGAAAAAATAAAAACCATGGACAGCAAAGAATTAGCCGCATATGTGCAAAATCAAATATCACCGTTTGTGAAAACATCTAGTTAA
- a CDS encoding AMP nucleosidase, producing MKTKQEIVENWLPRYTGVPLNSFGNYILLTNFDNYVQNFADWHDVEVKGIDKPMRNATAEGITIINFGMGSPNAATIMDCLSAISPQACLFLGKCGGLKKKNDLGDFILPIAAIRGEGTSNDYYPPEVPALPSFALQKAISTTIRDYNQDYWTGTVYTTNRRVWEWDNEFKEYLKKIRVMAIDMETATIFSTAFYNEIPAGALLLVSDQPMTPEGIKTDVSDQAVTKDYVDLQLKIGIDSLKQLINKGTTVKHLLY from the coding sequence ATGAAAACGAAACAAGAAATAGTTGAAAATTGGTTACCGCGGTATACAGGAGTTCCTTTAAATTCTTTCGGAAATTATATACTACTCACCAATTTTGACAATTATGTTCAAAACTTTGCTGACTGGCACGATGTAGAAGTAAAAGGAATAGATAAACCCATGCGAAATGCTACCGCAGAGGGGATAACTATCATTAACTTCGGAATGGGAAGCCCAAATGCCGCTACGATTATGGATTGCCTAAGCGCGATTAGCCCGCAAGCCTGTTTGTTTTTAGGGAAATGTGGTGGATTAAAAAAGAAAAATGATTTAGGAGATTTTATATTACCTATTGCAGCCATACGAGGAGAAGGAACGTCTAATGACTACTATCCGCCAGAAGTTCCAGCATTACCATCATTTGCATTACAAAAAGCAATATCTACAACGATTCGTGATTATAACCAAGATTATTGGACGGGAACAGTTTATACTACAAACAGAAGAGTATGGGAGTGGGATAACGAATTTAAAGAATACCTAAAAAAAATCAGAGTTATGGCAATCGATATGGAAACCGCAACAATTTTTTCTACTGCGTTTTATAATGAAATACCTGCCGGTGCATTACTATTAGTATCTGACCAACCAATGACACCTGAAGGGATTAAAACAGACGTAAGCGATCAAGCGGTTACTAAAGATTACGTGGATCTACAATTGAAGATAGGAATTGATTCACTAAAACAACTCATTAATAAGGGAACTACAGTAAAACATTTATTGTATTAA
- a CDS encoding diguanylate cyclase, which yields MTKYILKTLKRRKSQFDTIQIDKYTKFNELKNWNRFPRFAVVVFLASISFLLQHSFYPIVDPNSFLYSVYIGVYSILISITVAFSFLVHFLNRKHIRIHFIYLFYFNVFIISTLTLNILNFYTSEDLSLFAFVVMSIPLILRTKFLNYILIYLCILVTFIYTLIFFHIGKTDALRITQIFLYTFVGFLTTVTIEYARRKTFHLEEELRKKNNLLESISVKDPLTGVFNRRYMMDLLVHHILLSRKTNQPFSQGIVDIDHFKKINDTLGHLTGDDVLKEIATIIKSTVRESDLVFRFGGEEFIILFPETDLENANTVMQRIRVVIESHNFSGVPWKVTTSGGFTVLSDTDSPDSILQRSDELLYKAKEEGRNRIYSK from the coding sequence ATGACAAAATACATCTTAAAAACGCTCAAAAGAAGAAAGTCTCAATTTGATACTATACAAATAGACAAATATACAAAGTTTAATGAATTAAAAAATTGGAACAGATTCCCTCGATTTGCGGTAGTAGTTTTCCTTGCATCAATTAGTTTTTTATTGCAACATTCTTTTTATCCGATTGTCGACCCTAACTCTTTTCTGTATTCCGTTTATATTGGAGTCTATTCAATTTTAATTTCGATTACAGTTGCATTTTCCTTTCTTGTACATTTTTTAAATAGAAAACATATTCGAATCCATTTTATCTATCTATTTTATTTCAATGTATTCATAATATCTACCCTAACTTTAAATATTCTTAATTTTTACACAAGCGAAGATTTATCTCTATTTGCATTTGTAGTAATGTCTATACCTCTAATACTAAGAACCAAATTCCTCAATTATATTCTAATTTATTTATGTATACTTGTGACATTTATCTATACACTTATATTTTTTCATATTGGAAAAACAGATGCATTGCGAATAACACAGATATTTCTCTATACGTTTGTAGGATTTCTAACTACGGTTACGATTGAATATGCGCGTCGCAAAACATTTCACTTAGAAGAGGAACTACGAAAGAAAAATAATCTTCTAGAAAGTATTTCAGTAAAAGATCCGCTTACGGGAGTATTTAACAGACGATACATGATGGATTTACTCGTACATCATATTTTATTATCTAGAAAAACAAATCAACCTTTTAGTCAAGGAATAGTAGATATTGATCACTTTAAGAAAATTAATGATACCCTTGGACATCTCACAGGAGACGATGTGCTAAAAGAAATTGCTACGATAATAAAATCTACAGTTAGGGAAAGTGACTTAGTGTTTCGATTCGGTGGAGAAGAATTTATTATTTTATTTCCTGAAACTGATTTAGAAAACGCAAATACTGTGATGCAAAGAATTCGAGTCGTAATAGAATCTCATAATTTTAGCGGAGTTCCTTGGAAAGTAACAACTTCTGGCGGTTTCACGGTATTATCCGATACAGACTCTCCTGACTCAATCCTGCAAAGATCCGATGAATTACTTTATAAAGCAAAAGAAGAAGGACGAAACAGGATATACTCAAAATGA
- a CDS encoding EAL domain-containing protein, which yields MKISLSNFSIDLNEEKLFSVAESIHQFIFISRNHFSEIYYASPTYEKIFDADPESLKNEPKSWMNFIHPEDKERITKAIETNFGRKIYDLDFKIVRKDGIQRWILARFIEVERNRENKENYTIGIFEDVTERKKQQKLIDYLGHYDYLTGLPNRILFNKKLKQEIENIENENSKIAILVIDLDNFKDVNDSLGHQIGDELLQVISQDISFTLTKEKSLARLGGDEFILFYKNPKTKNEIIAFALEILNVFVNPFFIRVHELYTSASIGISIYPDDGNDITTLVKNAELAMYFSKSQGKNYFKFFEPNMSEAIQEKLLIELFLRTAIEKNELSLQYQPQINMEDNSLVGAEALLRWNNSQLGSVSPAKFIPIAEENGMIFPIGEWILTEVCAQIKKWQKLDFQAPRISVNISVKQLEQGNLFNFVKKLIQETEIQASNLELEITESIIMHKTNHNIEILDGLKSCGIQLSVDDFGTGYSSLKYLTRLPIHKLKIDQSFVREIGKDTNEETVIISIIALAKSLGFSVIAEGVETLEHKSFLLKHGCPIAQGYLFSKSLSPEVFFNTYNKLIID from the coding sequence ATGAAAATTTCTCTAAGTAATTTTTCTATTGATCTCAATGAGGAAAAACTTTTTTCAGTCGCAGAAAGTATTCATCAATTCATTTTCATTTCTCGAAATCATTTTTCTGAAATTTATTACGCAAGTCCAACTTACGAAAAAATCTTTGATGCAGACCCTGAATCTTTAAAAAATGAACCAAAATCTTGGATGAATTTTATTCACCCAGAGGACAAAGAAAGAATTACAAAAGCAATTGAAACTAATTTTGGTAGAAAAATATACGATTTAGATTTTAAAATTGTCAGAAAAGACGGAATCCAACGCTGGATATTGGCTCGTTTCATCGAAGTCGAAAGAAATAGAGAAAACAAAGAGAATTATACGATTGGAATTTTTGAAGATGTTACAGAAAGAAAAAAACAACAGAAACTAATCGATTATTTAGGGCATTACGACTATTTGACTGGATTACCAAATCGAATTTTATTTAATAAAAAACTAAAACAGGAAATTGAAAACATAGAGAATGAAAATTCAAAAATTGCAATTCTTGTAATTGATTTAGATAATTTCAAAGATGTAAATGATTCATTAGGTCATCAAATTGGAGATGAACTACTGCAAGTCATTTCACAAGATATATCTTTTACTCTTACTAAAGAAAAATCATTGGCTAGACTTGGTGGAGATGAATTCATTCTATTCTACAAAAACCCAAAGACCAAAAATGAGATAATTGCATTTGCCTTGGAAATTTTAAATGTATTCGTAAATCCTTTTTTTATTAGAGTCCACGAACTTTACACTTCAGCTAGTATTGGAATTAGTATATATCCAGACGATGGAAATGACATCACAACATTAGTTAAAAATGCGGAACTAGCAATGTATTTTTCAAAATCACAGGGGAAAAATTATTTTAAATTTTTTGAACCAAATATGTCAGAAGCAATTCAGGAAAAACTCCTAATTGAATTGTTTCTACGAACTGCGATCGAAAAAAATGAATTAAGCCTTCAGTATCAACCTCAAATTAATATGGAGGATAACAGTCTAGTAGGCGCAGAGGCTCTACTTCGTTGGAATAATTCTCAGTTAGGATCTGTTTCTCCTGCCAAATTTATTCCGATAGCTGAAGAAAATGGAATGATTTTCCCAATCGGAGAATGGATACTAACGGAAGTATGCGCTCAAATTAAAAAATGGCAAAAACTAGATTTTCAAGCCCCTCGGATCTCTGTAAATATATCCGTGAAACAACTAGAACAAGGAAATTTATTTAATTTCGTAAAAAAGTTAATCCAAGAAACAGAAATTCAAGCAAGTAATTTAGAATTAGAAATAACAGAATCCATTATTATGCACAAAACGAATCATAATATTGAAATCTTAGATGGTTTAAAAAGTTGTGGAATTCAACTTTCAGTGGATGATTTTGGAACAGGTTACTCTAGCTTAAAGTATTTAACTAGATTACCAATCCACAAATTAAAAATAGATCAGTCTTTTGTCAGGGAAATTGGAAAAGATACAAACGAAGAAACAGTCATTATCTCTATTATTGCTTTAGCAAAAAGTCTTGGATTTTCAGTTATTGCAGAAGGAGTCGAAACTTTAGAACATAAAAGTTTTCTTTTAAAACACGGATGCCCAATCGCTCAAGGTTATTTATTTAGCAAATCCCTTTCCCCTGAAGTTTTCTTTAACACCTATAATAAATTAATCATAGATTGA
- a CDS encoding acyl-CoA thioesterase, which yields MIITPIQIRFNDMDPMKRVNNSVYSSYLELGRLDFCKKYISIQTLEDIPFVLVRLELDILHSLRPNEEAEVHTYVSRIGTTSWDFSANIINPQTKHIYAKAKTIQVYYDYRLNTKLPIPEEFRQILKKEMISV from the coding sequence ATGATTATTACTCCCATTCAAATTCGATTCAATGATATGGACCCAATGAAAAGGGTAAACAATTCCGTGTATAGTTCTTATTTAGAATTAGGTAGACTGGATTTTTGCAAAAAATATATTTCCATTCAAACATTAGAAGATATACCATTTGTACTTGTTCGACTCGAATTGGATATACTTCATTCTTTGCGGCCCAATGAAGAAGCAGAAGTTCACACCTATGTTTCTAGAATTGGAACTACTTCGTGGGATTTTTCGGCTAATATTATAAATCCGCAAACCAAACATATCTATGCAAAAGCCAAAACTATCCAAGTTTACTACGATTATAGGCTAAATACAAAACTACCAATTCCAGAAGAATTTCGTCAGATACTGAAAAAAGAAATGATTTCAGTTTAG